From the Desulfonatronum thiosulfatophilum genome, one window contains:
- a CDS encoding sirohydrochlorin cobaltochelatase codes for MHFDPQAPAHGGHGCEHGCNHDCHGHGHTHNIHHDHHDHDDGHGHDHHHGPEAPSGPKRPGILLATFGTTIIPARKAYDSFEARVRARYPDVPVAWAFTAHKVRRKLAARGLPHDCVAVALSRLHDSGVTHLAVQSLHTIPGVEYFWTHNLAKAYEHPRKGFHQVRVGVPMLNEDADLHRAAAALPEFIPAERKPDEAVILVGHGTYHSGQRRYLDFLAQIQEQHPLLFMGLLMGEPGIAATIARLREARVSTVWLLPFMTVSGYHVRKDMFGDHSGSWSNQLRAAGFDVREHLPGTIECPNFQAIWLDHLDVAVSDLDLDDHADCPIDQGKTKHAHC; via the coding sequence ATGCATTTCGACCCTCAAGCCCCCGCCCATGGTGGTCACGGCTGTGAACACGGCTGCAACCACGACTGCCATGGCCACGGCCATACCCACAATATTCACCACGACCACCATGACCATGATGACGGCCACGGCCATGACCACCATCATGGTCCCGAAGCGCCATCCGGCCCCAAGCGTCCAGGCATTCTGCTGGCCACCTTCGGCACCACCATCATTCCGGCGCGCAAGGCCTATGACAGCTTCGAGGCCAGGGTCCGGGCTCGTTATCCGGATGTTCCCGTTGCCTGGGCATTCACGGCCCACAAGGTCCGCCGAAAGCTGGCGGCCCGAGGCCTGCCCCACGATTGCGTGGCCGTGGCCCTGAGCCGGTTGCACGACAGCGGCGTGACCCATCTGGCGGTGCAGTCGCTACATACGATACCCGGCGTGGAATATTTCTGGACCCATAATCTGGCCAAGGCTTACGAACACCCCCGGAAAGGGTTTCATCAAGTCCGGGTCGGCGTTCCGATGCTCAACGAGGACGCAGATCTGCACCGAGCCGCGGCCGCGCTGCCGGAGTTCATTCCCGCGGAGCGCAAGCCGGATGAGGCCGTGATCCTGGTCGGCCACGGCACCTATCACTCGGGCCAACGGCGCTACCTGGACTTTTTAGCGCAAATCCAGGAGCAACACCCTTTGTTGTTCATGGGACTGCTGATGGGGGAACCCGGAATCGCCGCAACCATCGCCCGGCTCCGGGAGGCTCGCGTATCCACGGTCTGGCTGCTGCCCTTCATGACCGTTTCCGGCTACCATGTCCGCAAGGACATGTTCGGCGACCATTCCGGCTCCTGGAGCAACCAGCTCCGCGCCGCGGGCTTCGATGTCCGCGAACATCTCCCCGGAACCATCGAGTGTCCGAATTTCCAGGCCATCTGGCTGGACCATCTGGATGTCGCCGTGTCCGATCTGGATCTCGATGATCATGCCGACTGCCCCATCGATCAGGGCAAAACAAAGCATGCACATTGCTGA
- a CDS encoding peptide chain release factor 3 → MNKLQKEVERRRTFAIISHPDAGKTTLTEKLLLFGGAIHLAGAVKAKKSTRGATSDWMAVERERGISVTSSVMKFDYNGHEINLLDTPGHQDFSEDTYRVLTAVDSVLMVIDSAKGVEMQTRKLMEVCRMRNTPIMTFINKLDRDGQEPIELLDDIETNLGIECAPLTWPVGMGKGFKGVYDLRGDELRFFVPDGQKSTRPTDVVHVKGLDDPQLDELLGRDAADLRQDAELLAGAGHPFDLERYLAAKQTPVFFGSAINNFGVQELLDTFVELAPPPQPREAETAKGTRLVSPLEPDFSGVVFKIQANMDPAHRDRIAFLRIVSGQFQKGMRVRHHRIGKDMQIANATIFMAHDRSGVEEAWPGDIIGVHNHGTIKIGDTFSIKEPLKFTGIPSFAPEHFRRVRLRDPMRAKQLEKGLLQLCEEGAVQVFRPLRTNDYLLGAVGPLQFEITMARLKDEYNVEAGYEPVDISGTRWIVGGRDAKKFIAENGRDIATDIDGDMVYLVSNPWRLERLLETYDDIVLQTIKEHK, encoded by the coding sequence ATGAACAAATTGCAAAAAGAAGTCGAACGTCGGCGAACGTTCGCGATCATCAGCCACCCGGATGCCGGAAAAACCACGCTTACGGAAAAGCTGCTCCTGTTCGGAGGAGCCATTCATCTTGCCGGGGCGGTCAAGGCCAAGAAATCCACCCGCGGCGCCACGTCGGACTGGATGGCCGTGGAGCGGGAGCGGGGCATTTCCGTGACCTCCTCGGTGATGAAGTTCGACTACAACGGCCATGAGATCAATCTCCTGGATACCCCCGGTCACCAGGATTTCTCCGAGGACACCTACCGCGTGCTGACAGCCGTGGATTCCGTGCTCATGGTCATCGACAGCGCCAAAGGCGTCGAGATGCAGACCCGGAAGTTGATGGAGGTCTGCCGGATGCGCAACACGCCGATCATGACCTTCATCAACAAGCTGGACCGGGACGGGCAGGAACCCATTGAACTGCTGGACGACATCGAGACCAATCTGGGAATCGAATGCGCGCCCCTGACCTGGCCCGTGGGCATGGGCAAGGGGTTCAAGGGCGTCTATGACCTGCGCGGGGATGAACTGCGGTTCTTCGTGCCCGACGGCCAGAAATCCACCCGGCCCACGGACGTGGTGCATGTCAAGGGGTTGGACGATCCGCAACTGGACGAACTGCTGGGCCGCGATGCTGCCGACCTGCGCCAGGACGCTGAACTGCTGGCCGGAGCCGGTCATCCCTTTGACCTGGAACGCTATTTGGCGGCGAAACAGACTCCGGTGTTTTTCGGCAGCGCCATCAACAATTTCGGGGTCCAGGAGCTGTTGGACACCTTTGTGGAACTGGCCCCGCCGCCCCAGCCCCGGGAGGCCGAAACCGCAAAGGGAACCCGGCTGGTTTCGCCGCTGGAGCCGGATTTTTCCGGAGTGGTCTTCAAGATTCAGGCGAACATGGACCCGGCGCACCGGGACAGGATCGCCTTTCTGCGGATCGTTTCCGGACAGTTCCAGAAGGGCATGCGGGTACGGCATCACCGTATCGGCAAGGACATGCAGATCGCCAACGCCACCATTTTCATGGCCCATGACCGCAGCGGCGTGGAGGAGGCCTGGCCCGGCGACATCATCGGCGTCCACAACCATGGAACCATCAAGATCGGCGACACCTTCTCCATCAAGGAACCGCTGAAGTTCACCGGCATCCCGAGCTTCGCGCCGGAGCATTTCCGCCGGGTCCGCCTGCGGGATCCCATGCGGGCCAAGCAGCTGGAAAAGGGACTCTTGCAGTTGTGCGAAGAGGGGGCGGTTCAGGTGTTCCGACCGCTGCGCACCAACGACTACCTCCTGGGCGCGGTGGGGCCGCTGCAGTTCGAGATCACCATGGCCCGGCTCAAGGACGAATACAACGTGGAGGCCGGGTACGAACCCGTGGACATCTCCGGCACCCGCTGGATCGTGGGCGGTCGGGACGCCAAAAAGTTCATCGCCGAGAACGGCCGGGACATTGCCACGGACATTGACGGCGACATGGTCTACCTGGTTTCCAACCCCTGGCGGCTGGAACGGTTGCTGGAGACGTACGACGATATCGTTCTGCAGACGATCAAGGAACACAAGTAG
- a CDS encoding FKBP-type peptidyl-prolyl cis-trans isomerase → MTQAQTGNNVKVHYTGRLDNGQVFDSSAERDPLEFTLGQGQLIPGFEKAVSGMQVGDKKTVTIPAEDAYGTRQEELLFSVERTQLPDHIQPEVGQQLQVSQDGQATVVTVADLTDTTIVLDANHPLAGENLTFDLEVVEVA, encoded by the coding sequence ATGACACAGGCACAAACCGGAAATAACGTCAAGGTGCACTATACAGGGCGGCTGGACAACGGACAGGTTTTCGACAGTTCCGCGGAACGTGATCCGCTGGAGTTCACCCTTGGTCAGGGACAGTTGATTCCCGGTTTCGAGAAAGCCGTGTCCGGAATGCAGGTCGGCGACAAGAAGACTGTGACCATTCCCGCGGAAGACGCCTACGGAACCCGCCAGGAGGAGTTGCTGTTCTCCGTGGAACGGACTCAGCTGCCGGATCACATTCAGCCCGAAGTCGGGCAGCAGTTGCAGGTCAGCCAGGACGGACAGGCCACGGTGGTCACGGTGGCCGATCTTACGGATACGACCATCGTTCTGGACGCCAACCATCCATTGGCCGGTGAAAATCTCACGTTTGACTTGGAAGTGGTCGAAGTGGCCTAA
- a CDS encoding SgcJ/EcaC family oxidoreductase, whose protein sequence is MNCLEMQNQEEICTLFEAWNQALQTGDPDKVVALYAEDAILLPTVSNKVRHNHAEIRDYFVHFLAMKPQGVITECNTRSCGDLAVNSGVYTFSLCPEGECSRAVAARYTFVYQRFGDKWLIVEHHSSAMPEK, encoded by the coding sequence ATGAATTGCCTAGAAATGCAGAACCAGGAAGAGATCTGCACCCTCTTCGAGGCCTGGAACCAGGCTCTTCAGACCGGAGACCCCGACAAGGTCGTCGCCCTCTACGCCGAGGACGCCATCTTGTTACCCACTGTGTCCAACAAGGTCCGCCACAACCATGCCGAAATCCGTGACTACTTCGTCCACTTTCTGGCCATGAAACCCCAAGGCGTGATCACCGAATGCAACACCCGCTCCTGCGGGGATTTGGCGGTCAACTCTGGCGTGTACACCTTCAGCCTTTGCCCCGAAGGCGAGTGCTCCCGCGCCGTCGCTGCCCGCTACACCTTCGTCTACCAGCGCTTCGGCGACAAATGGCTGATCGTGGAGCACCATTCCTCGGCCATGCCCGAGAAATAA